One segment of Purpureocillium takamizusanense chromosome 7, complete sequence DNA contains the following:
- a CDS encoding Mannan endo-1,6-alpha-mannosidase (TransMembrane:1 (n8-16c21/22o462-482i)~COG:G~CAZy:GH76~EggNog:ENOG503NWGR): MMKFVKSGAPIVAALSGIISPKDLNVDSPTSIRNVAATVAHDAMSYYKGNVTTDPNSVDIGDVPDPYYWWVAGALWGAMLDYYHYTEDPSYNDVVLQALLHPTNLAPTFNYVPKEHAKEEGNDDLFFWGSAVMSAAERNFPQPDAKAPAWIDIAANVFNSLVSRWDAGNCNGGLLWQIYADNPNGMTYKNSISNGGLFQLAARLARATGNQTYLDWAEKAWDWSAQVGIIDPTSYHIYDGVDIKTSCKQVNKASFTYTSGVFIYGAAVMANHTGKSEWVDRTSKLIDGASWFFQDSGKSKNVMYEAACEPNDKCNYDMITFKGYLSRFMWQTSVMLPSLRKKIEDYMLPSVKAAASVCTGGKTGRECGMKWYTGSFDNKAGLGPQMCALEAIQGLLIHQAEAPLQGDAIKHVREAKWKPIDTYKTDVAETSKRDAPDAPRTSRRDVSSPTKKSDAAGRFPPGGSALALVVLGLATTAMTWAMA; this comes from the exons ATGATGAAGTTTGTCAAGAGCGGCGCCCCGATCGTCGCGGCTCTGAGCGGCATCATTTCCCCAAAGGACCTCAATGTCGACAGTCCAA CTTCTATTCGCAACGTTGCAGCAACCGTAGCCCACGATGCCATGAGCTATTACAAGGGCAACGTCACCACTGATCCCAACTCCGTG GATATCGGAGACGTCCCTGACCCGTACTACTGGTGGGTGGCCGGCGCCCTCTGGGGCGCAATGCTGGACTATTATCACTACACCGAGGATCCCAGCTACAACGACGTCGTGCTGCAAGCCCTGTTGCATCCCACCAATCTGGCGCCGACTTTCAACTATGTTCCCAAGGAACATGCCAAAGAGGAGGGCAATGACGATCTCTTCTTCTGGGGCTCTGCAGTCATGTCTGCTGCGGAGCGCAACTTCCCGCAACCCGACGCCAAGGCCCCTGCCTGGATCGACATTGCTGCCAACGTGTTCAATTCACTCGTCAGCCGCTGGGATGCCGGCAACTGCAATGGCGGGCTGCTGTGGCAGATCTACGCCGACAACCCCAACGGCATGACGTACAAGAACTCAATCAGCAATGGTGGCCTGTTCCAGCTGGCTGCGCGactggcgagggcgacagGCAACCAGACGTATCTCGACTGGGCGGAAAAGGCTTGGGATTGGTCTGCCCAAGTAGGCATCATCGACCCGACCAGCTACCACATctacgacggcgtcgacatcaAGACCTCGTGCAAGCAAGTCAACAAGGCCTCCTTCACCTACACGAGCGGCGTCTTCATCTACGGCGCTGCTGTCATGGCCAACCATACGGGCAAGAGTGAGTGGGTAGACCGCACTAGCAagctcatcgacggcgccagTTGGTTCTTCCAGGACAGCGGCAAGTCCAAGAATGTCATGTACGAAGCAGCCTGTGAGCCCAACGACAAGTGCAACTACGACATGATCACATTCAAGGGCTACCTGTCGCGGTTCATGTGGCAGACATCGGTCATGCTGCCTTCGCTGCGCAAGAAGATTGAGGACTACATGCTGCCGTCCGTCAAGGCCGCTGCCTCCGTCTGCACAGGAGGCAAGACCGGACGCGAGTGTGGGATGAAGTGGTACACGGGCTCGTTTGACAACAAGGCGGGTCTGGGCCCGCAAATGtgcgcgctcgaggccatccaGGGCTTGCTCATCCACCAAGCCGAAGCGCCCCTCCAGGGTGACGCCATCAAGCACGTCCGCGAAGCCAAGTGGAAGCCCATCGACACCTACAAGACTGATGTGGCGGAGACGAGCAAGCGCGACGCACCTGATGCGCCGCGGACGTCGCGCCGCGATGTCTCCTCACCAACCAAGAAGtctgacgccgccggccggttCCCCCCGGGCGGCTCGGCCTTGGCGCTGGTCGTACTCGGTCTGGCCACGACGGCTATGACTTGGGCCATGGCATGA
- a CDS encoding uncharacterized protein (EggNog:ENOG503P3XH), which translates to MYSANYGFANAPFNPAQQQQPQPPPQQQPQPGQQMMYSQQQQQQQQQQQQQQHQHQQHQQYPGMGPQGGFNPGANPQMMQGMPAGMMQNPGMANMAANGQMQGYPQQYPGNPYGQMMPQGVPPQNFAQNNYMMPQGMQGFPMNQGGMPQQQAQMMQRMQAQAQAQAQAQAQAQAQAQAQAQAQAQAQAQVQQGNPVMSQASTPQRPPSAQQGTPGGIMPPQQPQFSTPQPPPQNQTPGLAPQPTGGMTTPQTPTFSASQGGGGMSLPAPTLMSPTTESREKERFALLLDINHELLYESIQIQTTQQELKKEHAAGGANPADRKPSEEESQFQQDYVQCMRRLQANLSYMAALADRKPEVKVPPCPAYLTAPPLNLTLKLRAPPMGAEGVDSTIDPVADRAERDKAIKELYRRLQGVFPGFDPKKEPHTFGKPAAGPKGGQQTTSNQASPTVQQAPQMPNMPAPPAHQGSM; encoded by the exons ATGTATTCCGCCAACTATGGCTTTGCCAACGCGCCATTCAAtccggcgcagcagcagcagccgcaaccgccgccgcagcaacagccgcagCCGGGGCAGCAGATGATGtacagccagcagcagcagcagcagcagcagcaacaacagcagcagcagcatcagcatcagcagcatcagcagtACCCCGGCATGGGTCCTCAGGGCGGCTTCAACCCGGGCGCGAACCCTCAGATGATGCAGGGCATGCCCGCTGGCATGATGCAGAACCCAGGCATGGCCAACATGGCCGCCAATGGACAAA TGCAAGGCTACCCGCAGCAGTATCCCGGAAACCCTTACGGCCAGATGATGCCGCAGGGCGTCCCTCCCCAGAATTTCGCCCAAAACAATTACATGATGCCGCAGGGCATGCAGGGCTTCCCAATGAACCAGGGCGGCATGCCCCAGCAACAGGCCCAGATGATGCAACGGATGCAGGCCCAGGCTCAGGCCCAGGctcaagcccaagcccaagcccaagcccaggCTCAGGCACAGGCtcaggcacaggcacaggctcAAGCCCAGGTGCAGCAAGGAAACCCGGTCATGAGTCAAGCGTCGACCCCCCAGAGACCACCAAGCGCCCAGCAAGGCACTCCGGGAGGCATCATGCCCCCTCAGCAGCCGCAGTTCTCGACCCCTCAGCCTCCCCCGCAGAACCAGACGCCGGGCCTTGCGCCGCAACCGACAGGCGGTATGACCACGCCTCAGACGCCAACCTTCTCTGCaagccagggcggcggcggcatgagcttgccggcgccaaccCTAATGAGCCCGACTACTGAGTCTCGTGAGAAGGAGCGATTCGCCCTTCTTTTGGACATCAACCACGAACTGCTCTATGAGTCGATTCAGATTCAGACGACCCAGCAAGAGCTGAAGAAGGAGCATGCCGCAGGCGGGGCAAACCCCGCGGACAGGAAACCTTCAGAAGAGGAGAGCCAATTCCAACAAGATTACGTGCA ATGCATGCGCAGGTTGCAAGCCAATTTATCCTATATGGCTGCGCTGGCAGATCGAAAGCCCGAGGTCAAGGtgccgccgtgcccggcTTACctcacggcgccgccgctgaacCTGACGCTGAAGCTCAGGGCGCCGCCAATGGGCGCTGAAGGTGTCGATTCGACCATCGACCCCGTAGCAGACCGAGCGGAGCGGGacaaggccatcaaggagcTGTACAGGCGACTCCAAGGCGTCTTCCCCGGTTTCGATCCGAAAAAGGAACCGCACACGTTTGGAAAACCGGCCGCTGGCCCCAAGGGCGGCCAGCAGACGACGTCGAACCAAGCGAGTCCTACTGTGCAGCAGGCTCCTCAGATGCCCAACATGCCGGCACCCCCGGCCCACCAGGGGTCCATGTGA
- the URA2 gene encoding Carbamoyl-phosphate synthase (MEROPS:MER0060647~EggNog:ENOG503NW85~COG:F), with protein sequence MAVTALPPASARMASTKDEGRICLELEDGSAFQGYSFGANKSIAGELVFQTGMVGYPESLTDPSYRGQILVITFPLVGNYGVPSREALDELLGDLPAHFESSQIHIAGLVAHSYCGEDYSHFLAASSLGTWLKEQGVPAMYGVDTRCLTKKIREKGSMLGKMRLQIKDIPNGAAVPNGVIPDALAGVSLEPFEAIDWVNPNEQNLVAKVSVKAPKLYKPPPSVTTRKHPSGRPIRVLCVDVGMKYNQLRCFLKRGVEVMVCPWDHDLAREAGDQYDGLFISNGPGDPAVLDVTVKNIQAAMERNKTPVFGICLGHQLLARASGAKTAKMKFGNRGHNIPCTSMVTGKCHITSQNHGFAVDAASLPAGWKELFVNANDGSNEGIMHVDKPYFSVQFHPESTPGPRDTEFLFDVFINTIADCAENPASLQQPVSFPGGTIEENERLHPRVSVKKVLVLGSGGLSIGQAGEFDYSGSQAIKALKEEGIYTVLINPNIATIQTSKGLADKVYFLPVNAEFVRKVIHYERPDAIYVTFGGQTALQVGIQLKDEFEGLGVKVLGTPIDTIITTEDRELFARSMESIGEKCAKSASASNVEEAMSCVKDIGFPVIVRAAYALGGLGSGFANNEEELMDLCNKAFAASPQVLIERSMKGWKEIEYEVVRDAQDNCITVCNMENFDPLGIHTGDSIVVAPSQTLSDEDYNMLRTTAVNVIRHLGVVGECNIQYALNPFSREYCIIEVNARLSRSSALASKATGYPLAFIAAKLGLGIPLKEVSNSVTKVTCACFEPSLDYVVVKMPRWDLKKFTRVSTQLGSSMKSVGEVMSIGRSFEEAIQKAIRAIDFHNLGFGETNALMKLDDELQTPSDQRLFAIANAMHEGYSVDKIWEMTKIDKWFLRKLKSLSDFAKDMSKYNTKDIVGSPEIMLQAKRLGFCDRQLAKFWDSNEIAVRRMRLEAGIKPFVKQIDTVAAEFPAYTNYLYLTYNATEHDVDFNDHGVMVLGSGVYRIGSSVEFDWCSVRAIRTLRKTGFKTIMVNYNPETVSTDYDEADKLYFENINLETVLDIYQMEAAGGVLGAMGGQTPNNIALPLHRAGVKVLGTSPEMIDMAENRYKFSRMLDRIEVDQPTWKELTSFEEAREFCQTVSYPVLVRPSYVLSGAAMNTVYSEKDLVNYLAQAAEVSREHPVVISKYIENAKEIEMDAVAKDGVVVGHFVSEHVENAGVHSGDATLILPPQDLEQTTIERIEEATRKIGAALNVTGPFNIQFIAKDNDIKVIECNVRASRSFPFVSKVMGVDLIEMATKAIMHQPFQEYPPTSLSPDCVGVKVPQFSFSRLSGADPVLGVEMASTGEVACFGVDKYEAYLKALLSTGFKIPKANVLLSIGSFRDKMEMLPSVQKLQRIGYKLFATAGTADFLQEHGVQVQYLEVLGRDEDMNSEFSLTQHLAKNTIDLYINLPSNNKYRRPANYMSKGYKTRRMAVDYQIPLVTNVKNAKILIEAIARHVYLDVSKRDFQITQEPAVPKQVLSVKTPEMKATIPSIGQATESPRRPGTRDGANAVASPLRGAGVDEFSLAAPSSISASVLQLLSQPSIFKKSHVLSVKQYTRADLHLLFTVAQEMRLGVQREGVLNLLRGKVLCTLFYEPSTRTSASFDAAMQRLGGRTVAISTSHSSVQKGESLQDTLRTLACYGDAIVLRHPEEKSVDIAEKYCDVPVINGGNGSKEHPTQAFLDLFTIREELGTVQGLTITFLGDLLYGRPVHSLVYLLRHYQVQVQLVAPKGLKLPDGVRQQLVASGQLLCESDTLTPEMIARSDVLYCTRVQKERFPSVEEYEKVKNSYRVDNAALKHAKSSMVVLHPLPRNEEVAEEVDFDQRAAYFRQMRYGLYCRMALLALVMSSS encoded by the exons ATGGCCGTcaccgcgctgccgcccgcctcggcgcgcatggccagcaccaaggacgagggccgcatctgcctcgagctcgaggacggctCCGCCTTCCAGGGCTACAGCTTCGGTGCCAACAAGAGCATCGCTGGCGAGCTGGTCTTCCAGACGGGCATGGTCGGCTACCCCGAGTCCCTGACGGATCCCTCGTACCGCGGCCAgatcctcgtcatcacctTCCCCCTCGTCGGAAACTATGGTGTTCCGTCGCGCGAAGCcttggacgagctgctcggcgacCTGCCGGCGCACTTCGAGTCTTCCCAGATTCACATCGCCGGTCTCGTCGCCCACTCGTACTGCGGCGAGGACTACTCCCACTTCCTGGCTGCCTCGTCCCTCGGCACCTGGCTCAAGGAGCAGGGCGTCCCCGCCATGTACGGCGTCGACACCCGTTGCCTCACCAAGAAGATCCGGGAAAAGGGCAGCATGCTGGGCAAGATGAGGCTCCAGATCAAGGACATCcccaacggcgccgcggtcCCGAATGGCGTCATCCCCGATGCTCTGGCCGGCGTCTCTTTGGAACCTTTTGAGGCGATTGATTGGGTGAACCCCAACGAGCAGAACCTCGTGGCCAAGG TGTCTGTCAAGGCTCCTAAGCTGTACAAGCCACCCCCTTCTGTGACTACTCGCAAGCACCCCTCTGGCCGACCGATCCGCGTCCTCTGCGTCGACGTCGGTATGAAGTACAATCAGCTGCGCTGCTTCCTGAAGCGTGGTGTCGAGGTCATGGTCTGCCCCTGGGACCACGACCTTGCTAGAGAGGCTGGCGACCAGTACGACGGTCTCTTCATCTCCAACGGTCCTGGTGACCCGGCTGTTCTCGACGTAACCGTCAAGAACATCCAGGCGGCCATGGAGAGGAACAAGACGCCCGTCTTCGGCATTTGCTTGGGGCATCAGCTCCTTGCTCGCGCTTCTGGCGCCAAGACAGCCAAGATGAAGTTTGGTAACCGCGGTCACAACATTCCCTGCACGAGCATGGTCACTGGCAAATGCCACATCACCTCGCAGAACCACGGTTtcgccgtcgatgctgccTCTCTGCCCGCTGGCTGGAAGGAGCTCTTCGTCAACGCCAATGACGGCAGCAACGAGGGCATCATGCATGTCGACAAGCCCTACTTCAGCGTGCAGTTTCACCCGGAGAGCACGCCCGGTCCCCGAGACACCGAGTTCCTCTTTGATGTCTtcatcaacaccatcgcCGACTGTGCCGAGAATCCTGCCTCTCTGCAGCAGCCTGTGAGCTTCCCTGGAGGCACCATTGAAGAGAACGAGAGGCTGCACCCCCGCGTCTCCGTCAAGaaggtcctcgtcctcggttCTGGTGGCCTCAGCATCGGCCAGGCCGGTGAGTTCGACTACTCTGGTAGCCAGGCCATCAAGGCTCTCAAGGAGGAGGGAATCTACACGGTTCTCATCAACCCCAACATCGCCACCATCCAGACCTCCAAGGGTTTGGCCGACAAGGTTTACTTCCTGCCTGTCAACGCCGAGTTCGTCCGCAAAGTCATTCACTACGAACGGCCCGATGCCATTTACGTCACCTTTGGTGGACAGACTGCCCTCCAAGTCGGTATCCAGCTGAAGGATGAGTttgagggcctcggcgtcaaGGTCTTGGGCACTCCCAtcgacaccatcatcacTACCGAGGACCGTGAGCTTTTCGCCCGAAGCATGGAGTCCATCGGCGAGAAATGCGCCAAGTCTGCCTCTGCCAGCAACGTTGAAGAGGCCATGTCGTGCGTCAAGGATATTGGCTTCCCGGTCATCGTCCGCGCTGCGTACGCCCTTGGTGGCTTAGGTAGTGGGTTCGCCAACAACGAAGAGGAGCTCATGGACCTCTGCAACAAGGCATTCGCCGCAAGCCCGCAGGTTCTGATCGAGCGCAGCATGAAGGGCTGGAAAGAGATCGAGTACGAGGTTGTCCGCGACGCCCAGGATAACTGCATCACCGTGTGCAACATGGAGAACTTTGATCCTCTTGGCATCCACACCGGCGACTCGATCGTCGTTGCTCCCTCGCAGACCCTGTCTGACGAGGATTATAACATGTTGCGGACGACTGCGGTCAACGTCATCCGGCATCTTGGTGTTGTGGGTGAATGCAACATCCAGTATGCGCTCAACCCTTTCTCACGGGAATATTGCATCATTGAGGTCAACGCCCGACTGTCGAGATCGTCTGCCTTGGCCTCCAAGGCGACTGGCTATCCTCTGGCCTTTATTGCCGCCAAGCTCGGTCTCGGGATCCCCCTCAAGGAGGTTTCCAACTCGGTCACAAAGGTCACTTGCGCGTGCTTCGAGCCCTCGCTGGACTATGTCGTGGTGAAGATGCCGCGCTGGGACCTCAAGAAGTTCACGCGTGTGTCGACGCAGCTGGGCTCTTCCATGAAGAGCGTCGGAGAAGTCATGAGCATTGGCCGATCGTTCGAGGAGGCGATCCAAAAGGCCATCCGCGCCATCGATTTCCACAACCTCGGCTTCGGGGAGACCAACGCCCTCATGAAGCTTGATGACGAGCTCCAGACGCCCTCTGACCAGCGGCTATTTGCCATTGCCAACGCCATGCACGAGGGCTACAGCGTTGACAAGATCTGGGAGATGACCAAGATCGACAAGTGGTTCCTTCGCAAGCTCAAGAGCCTCAGCGATTTCGCCAAGGACATGTCCAAATATAACACCAAGGACATCGTCGGCTCGCCGGAGATCATGCTGCAGGCCAAGCGTCTGGGTTTCTGCGaccgccagctcgccaagtTCTGGGACTCCAACGAAATTGCCGTTCGCAGAATgaggctcgaggccggcatcaaGCCCTTTGTCAAGCAGATCGACACGGTCGCGGCAGAGTTCCCGGCCTATACCAACTATCTCTACCTCACCTATAATGCCACCGAGCACGACGTTGACTTCAACGACCACGGTGTCATGGTTCTCGGCTCCGGTGTGTACCGAATCGGTTCCTCCGTCGAGTTCGATTGGTGCTCGGTCCGCGCCATCCGCACGTTGCGCAAGACCGGCTTCAAGACCATCATGGTCAATTACAACCCGGAGACCGTGAGCACCGATTATGAtgaggccgacaagctcTACTTTGAGAACATCAACCTGGAGACGGTGCTGGACATTTACCAGATGgaggccgctggcggcgtcctcggcgccatgggtGGCCAGACCCCCAACAACATTGCCCTGCCCCTGCATCGCGCTGGAGTCAAGGTGTTGGGCACCTCGCCTGAGATGATTGACATGGCTGAGAACCGTTACAAGTTCTCGCGCATGTTGGACCGAATCGAGGTTGACCAGCCGACGTGGAAGGAGCTGACAAGCTTCGAGGAGGCCCGGGAGTTCTGCCAGACTGTCAGCTACCCTGTGCTCGTCCGGCCGTCGTACGTCTTGTCTGGCGCGGCCATGAACACGGTCTACTCCGAGAAGGACTTGGTAAACTACCTCGctcaggccgccgaggtctCGCGTGAGCATCCCGTCGTCATCTCCAAGTACATTGAGAACGCCAAGGAGATTGAGATGGACGCTGTCGCCAAGGACGGCGTTGTTGTCGGCCATTTCGTCTCTGAGCATGTTGAGAACGCTGGCGTGCACTCTGGTGACGCTACCCTCATCCTGCCGCCACAGGATCTGGAGCAGACCACGATTGAGCGCATTGAGGAAGCCACCCGTAAGATtggcgccgcgctcaacGTCACGGGTCCTTTCAACATTCAGTTCATTGCCAAGGACAACGACATCAAGGTCATTGAGTGCAACGTCCGTGCCTCGCGGTCTTTCCCCTTCGTCTCCAAGGTCATGGGCGTTGACCTGATCGAGATGGCCACCAAGGCGATCATGCACCAGCCCTTCCAGGAGTATCCTCCCACCAGCCTTTCTCCCGACTGTGTCGGCGTCAAGGTTCCCCAGTTCAGCTTCTCGCGTCTGTCCGGCGCTGACCCTGTTCTCGGTGTGGAGATGGCCTCGACTGGCGAGGTTGCCTGCTTTGGCGTCGACAAGTATGAGGCCTACCTCAAGGCGCTCCTCTCGACCGGCTTCAAGATCCCCAAGGCCAACGTGCTTTTGTCCATTGGTTCTTTCAGGGACAAGATGGAGATGCTGCCCTCGGTGCAGAAGCTCCAGCGCATCGGCTACAAGCTGTTCGCCACCGCCGGTACTGCCGACTTCCTTCAGGAGCACGGCGTCCAGGTTCAGTACCTTGAGGTCctgggccgcgacgaggacatgaaCTCCGAGTTCTCCCTCACGCAGCATTTGGCCAAGAACACGATCGACCTGTACATTAACCTGCCCTCCAACAACAAGTAtcgccggccggccaacTACATGAGCAAGGGCTACAAGACTCGCCGCATGGCCGTTGACTACCAGATCCCTCTTGTCACCAACGTCAAGAACGCGAAGATTCTGATCGAGGCCATTGCGCGCCACGTGTACCTGGACGTCTCGAAGCGAGACTTCCAGATCACTCAGGAGCCGGCGGTGCCCAAGCAGGTCCTGTCTGTCAAGACGCCCGAGATGAAGGCAACCATTCCCTCCATCGGCCAGGCTACCGAGAGCCCCAGGCGTCCGGGCActcgcgacggcgccaacgcTGTGGCGTCTCCCCTccgtggcgccggcgtggacgagtTCTCCCTGGCGGCCCCCTCGTCCATCAGCGCCTCCGTCTTGCAGCTGCTCTCTCAGCCCTCCATCTTCAAGAAGTCCCACGTGCTGTCTGTCAAGCAGTACACGCGAGCTGATCTTCATCTGCTCTTCACTGTCGCTCAGGAGATGCGCTTGGGTGTGCAACGTGAGGGCGTGCTCAACCTCCTTCGCGGCAAGGTGCTTTGCACGCTCTTCTACGAGCCCTCGACCAGGACCTCTGCCTCGTTCGACGCGGCCATGCAGCGTCTTGGTGGCAGGACCGTGGCCATCTCGACGTCGCACTCGTCGGTGCAAAAGGGTGAGAGCCTGCAGGACACGCTCCGGACGCTGGCGTGCtacggcgacgccatcgtgcTCCGCCACCCAGAGGAAAAGTCTGTGGACATTGCCGAGAAGTACTGCGACGTACCTGTCatcaacggcggcaacggcagcaagGAGCACCCGACGCAAGCGTTTCTGGATCTCTTCACCATTCGGGAAGAGCTGGGCACCGTGCAGGGCCTGACCATCACCTTCCTGGGTGATCTCCTGTACGGCCGGCCCGTGCACTCCCTCGTGTACCTCCTGCGGCACTAccaggtgcaggtgcagtTAGTGGCACCCAAGGGGCTGaagctgcccgacggcgtGCGGCAACAGCTCGTGGCATCGGGCCAGCTGCTGTGCGAGTCGGACACGCTCACGCCCGAGATGATTGCGCGAAGCGACGTGCTGTACTGCACGCGGGTCCAGAAGGAGCGCTTCCCGAGCGTGGAGGAGTACGAGAAAGTGAAGAACTCGTACCGGGTGGACAATGCGGCGCTCAAGCACGCCAAGAGCTCCATGGTGGTGCTGCACCCGCTGCCGCGGAACGAGgaggtggccgaggaggtTGACTTTGATCAGCGGGCGGCGTACTTCCGACAG ATGCGTTATGGGCTCTACTGCAGAATGGCCCTGCTCGCACTCGTCATGTCCTCATCGTGA
- the HIS5 gene encoding Histidinol-phosphate transaminase (BUSCO:EOG09262K9A~EggNog:ENOG503NV21~COG:E), with product MSPFNLDTCARPNILALQPYRCARDDYKDDGTNILLDANENAFGPSLAPKDAASTSSASASSSSPAGPSSTPLFDPLGLHRYPDPHQRELKQRLCDLRNAHAHTPRAITPDNLFVGVGSDEAIDALLRCFCVPGRDRVLTCPPTYGMYSVSAQVNDVGLVKVPLLPAPGFALDVPAVLDALADESNSVKLAYFCSPGNPTGSLLAKRDVERVLAHPTWNGIVVVDEAYIDFAPEAASLAELVAEYPNLVVMQTLSKAFGLAGIRLGAAFASAPVARLLNSLKAPYNISSPTSALAAYALGPDGLAVMRANRQRIVAQRDRLLREMPLIPGVGRLRGGTESNFLLYEMLDAAGRPDNVVALAVYERLAETKGVVVRFRGKEHGCTGCLRITVGTEDEVTRLLESLRRQLAEVRGEGTAVDATADEEKKEQKANAVVA from the exons atgtcgccgtTTAACCTCGACACCTGCGCGCGGCCCAACATCCTGGCACTGCAGCCGTACCGCTGCGCAAGAGA TGACTACAAAGACGACGGCACAAacatcctcctcgacgccaacgaAAATGCCTTCGGCCCGTCCCTCGCCCCGAAagacgccgccagcacctcctccgcctccgcctcgtcctcgtcccccgcgggcccctcgtcgacgccgctctTCGATCCCCTCGGCCTGCACCGCTACCCCGACCCCCACCAGCGCGAGCTCAAGCAGCGCCTCTGCGACCTGCGCaacgcgcacgcgcacaccCCCCGCGCCATCACCCCGGACAACctcttcgtcggcgtcggcagcgacgaggccatcgacgccctgctgcgcTGCTTCTGCGTCCCCGGCCGCGACCGCGTCCTGACCTGCCCCCCCACGTACGGCATGTACTCGGTCTCGGCCCAGGTCaacgacgtcggcctcgtcaaggtGCCCCTGCTCCCCGCGCCCGGcttcgccctcgacgtccccgccgtgctcgacgccctcgccgacgagtcCAACTCGGTCAAGCTCGCCTACTTTTGCTCCCCCGGCAACCCCACGGGCTCCCTGCTCGCCaagcgcgacgtcgagcgcgtcctcgcccacccCACGTGgaacggcatcgtcgtcgtcgacgaggcctaCATCGACTTCGCCCCCGaggccgcctccctcgccgagctcgtcgccgagtaccccaacctcgtcgtcatgcAGACCCTCTCCAAGGCCTTTGGCCTGGCCGGcatccgcctcggcgccgccttcgccagcgcccccgtcgcccgcctgctcaaCTCCCTCAAGGCCCCCTACAACATCTCCAGCCCCAccagcgccctcgccgcctacGCCCTCGGtcccgacggcctcgccgtcatgcGCGCCAACCgccagcgcatcgtcgcccagcgcgaccgcctgctgcgcgagatgcCCCTCATCcccggcgtcggccgcctgcgcggcggcaccgagaGCAACTTCTTGCTCTACGagatgctcgacgccgcgggccggcccgacaacgtcgtcgccctcgccgtctacGAGCGTCTGGCCGAGaccaagggcgtcgtcgtccgcttCCGCGGCAAGGAGCACGGCTGCACCGGCTGCCTGCGCATCACCGTCGggaccgaggacgaggtgacgCGGCTGCTCGAGTCGCTGCGGaggcagctggccgaggtgaGGGGCGAGGGCACCGCCGTTGACGCAACGGCAGACGAGGAGAAAAAGGAGCAGAAGGCAAACGCCGTTGTAGCATAG
- a CDS encoding uncharacterized protein (EggNog:ENOG503PI8T~SECRETED:SignalP(1-21~SECRETED:cutsite=GAA-RL~SECRETED:prob=0.8943)), whose translation MQVKVALLALSSACLIEYGAARLCNPKDISNKDVSGCECKDTKTGCSSTCTYCASDPIFETKGVKDCKSGCTESQTNCTGCGLYFHTVCDCIKHGGCENTAAGGVIMPGPAPIWIYDDHDPKDPLITTTEFLPGILQMRGSHERGWTYAQEHYKPQSQAVFLNSARARKMEHVHIHVCRSRNAQTAKNLADEHIQSSTSLIKTVKEPELYCLGVNHSVTITNFAGALSNWLAKLPVETPPICKDLVGAGILQDTHGRTWACASKHRKGPQDMFCQ comes from the coding sequence ATGCAAGTCAAGGTGGCTCTCCTGGCGCTTTCATCCGCCTGTTTGATCGAGTATGGTGCTGCGAGGCTCTGCAACCCCAAAGACATATCCAACAAAGACGTGTCTGGGTGCGAATGCAAGGACACCAAGACGGGTTGCTCCAGCACCTGCACCTACTGCGCTTCGGACCCCATCTTCGAGAccaagggcgtcaaggaCTGCAAGAGCGGATGCACAGAGTCACAGACAAACTGCACGGGCTGCGGGCTCTACTTCCACACCGTGTGCGACTGCATAAAGCACGGGGGATGCGAAAAtacggcggccggcggcgtcatcatgCCCGGACCGGCCCCGATCTGGATctacgacgaccacgaccccAAGGACCCCCTCATCACCACGACCGAGTTCCTGCCCGGCATCCTCCAGATGCGCGGCAGCCACGAGCGCGGCTGGACCTACGCGCAGGAGCACTACAAGCCGCAGTCGCAGGCCGTCTTCCTCAACTCGGCCcgggcgaggaagatggaGCACGTCCACATCCACGTCTGCAGGAGCCGCAACGCCCAGACGGCCAAgaacctcgccgacgagcacatccagagctcgacgagcctcATCAAGACGGTCAAGGAGCCGGAGCTGTACTGCCTCGGCGTGAACCACAgcgtcaccatcaccaactTCGCGGGGGCCCTCTCCAACTGGCTCGCCAAGCTGCCCGTGGAAACGCCTCCCATCTGCAAGGACCTGGTGGGCGCGGGCATCCTGCAGGACACCCACGGTCGGACTTGGGCGTGCGCCTCGAAGCACAGGAAGGGCCCACAGGACATGTTTTGTCAATGA